Proteins encoded within one genomic window of Gallus gallus isolate bGalGal1 chromosome 1, bGalGal1.mat.broiler.GRCg7b, whole genome shotgun sequence:
- the RPL8 gene encoding 60S ribosomal protein L8: MGRVIRGQRKGAGSVFRAHVKHRKGPAKLRAVDFAERHGYIKGIVKDIIHDPGRGAPLAKIAFRDPYRFKKRTELFIAAEGIHTGQFVYCGKKAQLNIGNVLPVGTMPEGTIVCCLEEKPGDRGKLARASGNYATVISHNPETKKTRVKLPSGSKKVISSANRAVVGIVAGGGRIDKPILKAGRAYHKYKAKRNCWPRVRGVAMNPVEHPFGGGNHQHIGKPSTIRRDAPAGRKVGLIAARRTGRLRGTKTVQEKEN, translated from the exons ATGGGCCGCGTCATCCGGGGCCAGAGGAAGGGCGCGGGCTCCGTCTTCCGCGCCCACGTGAAGCACAGGAAGGGCCCGGCTAAGCTCCGCGCCGTCGACTTCGCCGAGAGGCACGGCTACATCAAGGGCATCGTGAAG GACATCATTCATGATCCTGGCCGAGGTGCTCCCCTTGCCAAGATAGCGTTCCGTGACCCGTACAGGTTTAAGAAAAGGACCGAGCTGTTCATTGCTGCTGAGGGTATCCATACCGGTCAGTTTGTTTACTGTGGCAAGAAAG CTCAGCTGAACATTGGCAATGTCCTGCCTGTTGGCACCATGCCGGAAGGCACCATCGTGTGCTGCCTCGAGGAGAAACCTGGTGATCGTGGAAAGCTGGCCCGTGCTTCTGGCAACTATGCTACCGTTATCTCTCACAACCCcgaaacaaagaaaaccagagTGAAGCTGCCCTCTGGCTCCAAGAAAGTGATTTCTTCTGCAAACAGAGCTGTTGTCG GAATTGTTGCTGGTGGAGGTCGTATCGACAAGCCCATCCTAAAGGCTGGCCGTGCCTACCATAAATACAAGGCGAAGAGAAACTGCTGGCCGCGTGTCCGTGGTGTGGCCATGAAT CCTGTAGAACATCCCTTTGGTGGTGGTAACCATCAGCACATTGGCAAGCCTTCAACCATCAGGAGAGATGCTCCCGCTGGGCGCAAAGTCGGTCTCATTGCTGCTCGGCGTACGGGTAGACTGCGTGGAACAAAGACTgtgcaggaaaaggaaaactaa